One window from the genome of Faecalibacterium sp. HTF-F encodes:
- a CDS encoding peptidylprolyl isomerase, giving the protein MVRITMEDGGIIDIELNEEAAPITCENFKKLVSEGFYNGLTFHRVIPGFMIQGGCPLGNGTGGPGWNIKGEFAANGVNNPIKHTRGVISMARAMNPNSAGSQFFIMHQDAPHLDGQYAAFGKVVAGMDVVDKIAAVRTDWNDKPTTPVKMKTVELIEG; this is encoded by the coding sequence ATGGTTCGCATTACTATGGAAGACGGCGGCATCATCGATATCGAGCTGAACGAAGAAGCCGCTCCTATCACCTGTGAGAATTTCAAGAAGCTGGTCAGCGAGGGCTTTTACAACGGCCTGACCTTCCACCGCGTGATCCCCGGCTTCATGATCCAGGGCGGCTGCCCGCTGGGCAACGGCACCGGCGGCCCCGGCTGGAACATCAAGGGCGAGTTTGCCGCCAACGGCGTGAACAACCCTATCAAGCACACCCGCGGCGTCATCAGCATGGCACGCGCCATGAACCCCAATAGCGCCGGCAGCCAGTTCTTCATCATGCATCAGGATGCACCCCATCTGGACGGCCAGTACGCCGCCTTCGGCAAGGTGGTTGCAGGCATGGATGTTGTGGATAAGATCGCAGCGGTCCGCACCGACTGGAACGACAAGCCCACCACCCCGGTCAAGATGAAGACCGTGGAGCTCATCGAGGGCTGA
- a CDS encoding TIGR03915 family putative DNA repair protein, with translation MSGEGTVNPQRARRLHDADVVYLYDGSFEGFLCCVFESFAQHEIPFAVWTPQRETSTLYPVKDIPTDHVRAQRVFASFGRKLGAETEYLVSRDFLSGREDKELLLIRFLHLAFALGPGTVKRTGHPDVAPLYEMKKSLDWEVDKFQGFVRFEEHDGMLGAVIHPKNYILPLLRPHFCGRFPEEDFLIYDAVHQAVLLQQAHKTRLLELAAPLELPPPSEREQQFQALWTQFYKTLEIQARHNEKGRMSHCPKRFWADMVEMKDEF, from the coding sequence ATGTCTGGCGAAGGCACTGTGAACCCGCAGAGAGCCCGCAGGCTCCACGATGCGGATGTGGTCTATCTCTACGATGGCAGCTTTGAGGGCTTTTTGTGCTGTGTATTCGAGAGCTTTGCCCAGCACGAGATTCCCTTTGCAGTGTGGACGCCCCAGCGGGAGACCTCCACGCTTTATCCGGTGAAGGACATCCCCACCGACCACGTCCGGGCGCAGCGGGTGTTCGCCAGCTTTGGCAGAAAGCTGGGGGCTGAGACCGAGTATCTTGTCAGCCGGGATTTCCTCTCCGGGCGGGAGGACAAGGAGCTGCTGCTCATCCGCTTTCTGCATCTGGCCTTTGCCCTAGGCCCCGGCACCGTAAAGCGCACCGGCCACCCGGACGTGGCCCCGCTGTACGAAATGAAAAAGAGTCTGGACTGGGAGGTGGACAAGTTTCAGGGCTTCGTCCGCTTCGAGGAGCATGACGGGATGCTGGGGGCCGTCATCCACCCCAAAAACTACATCCTGCCGCTGCTGCGGCCCCATTTCTGCGGACGGTTCCCGGAAGAGGACTTTCTGATCTACGATGCCGTGCATCAGGCCGTGCTGCTGCAGCAGGCGCACAAGACCCGGCTGCTGGAGCTGGCTGCACCGCTGGAGCTGCCGCCGCCCAGCGAGCGGGAGCAGCAGTTTCAGGCCCTGTGGACCCAGTTCTACAAAACGCTGGAAATTCAGGCGCGTCACAACGAAAAAGGCCGCATGAGCCATTGCCCCAAGCGCTTCTGGGCCGATATGGTGGAGATGAAAGATGAATTTTAA
- a CDS encoding putative DNA modification/repair radical SAM protein, producing the protein MEQTLMDKLTILADSAKYDVACTSSGASRTARAGTLGSCYAPGCCHAFTADGRCVSLLKVLMTNCCAFDCSYCVNRRSNDIPRATFTPRELAELTVEFYRRNYIEGLFLSSAVLGTPDYTTERMLAALRLLRGEYRFCGYIHAKAIPGTSPELLQQLGYLADRLSVNVELPSEQSLNLLAPDKGRHSIFRPMKQIAVSGAQSKQELTVYRHAPKFAPAGQSTQMIVGASPETDYHILKLTEGMYRKYNLKRVFYSAYIPVAEDSRLPALDTKPPLLREHRLYQADWLLRFYQFEADEILDRDSPNFNPYLDPKCNWAVQHYGLFPVDVNRAPFEMLLRVPGIGPKSARRIWHARKLSSLGLDELKRMGVVLKRAQYFITCNGFSGAHPGRGTAGRERITQALIDPNVFGSNCEQLSLFTPPAVDELITQGVAPRAALRMVREEAVQCLAKAL; encoded by the coding sequence ATGGAACAGACCCTGATGGACAAGCTTACCATTCTGGCCGACAGCGCCAAATACGATGTGGCCTGCACCTCCAGCGGCGCTTCACGCACTGCCCGGGCCGGAACGCTGGGCAGCTGCTATGCGCCGGGCTGCTGCCACGCCTTTACCGCCGACGGCCGCTGCGTAAGCCTTTTAAAGGTGCTCATGACCAACTGCTGCGCCTTTGACTGCAGCTACTGTGTCAACCGCCGCTCCAACGATATCCCCCGGGCCACCTTTACGCCCCGGGAGCTGGCCGAGCTGACCGTGGAGTTTTACCGCCGCAACTACATCGAGGGGCTGTTCCTTTCCAGCGCGGTGCTGGGCACGCCGGACTACACCACCGAGCGGATGCTGGCCGCCCTGCGGCTGCTGCGGGGCGAATACCGCTTTTGCGGCTACATCCACGCCAAGGCCATCCCCGGCACAAGCCCGGAGCTTTTGCAGCAGCTGGGATATCTGGCCGACCGTCTGAGCGTGAACGTGGAGCTGCCCAGCGAGCAGAGCCTGAATCTTCTGGCACCGGACAAGGGCCGGCACTCCATCTTCCGCCCCATGAAGCAGATCGCAGTCTCCGGTGCCCAGAGCAAGCAGGAGCTGACGGTCTACCGCCATGCCCCCAAGTTCGCCCCTGCCGGGCAGAGCACCCAGATGATCGTGGGCGCTTCGCCGGAGACGGACTACCACATCCTGAAGCTCACCGAGGGCATGTACCGGAAGTACAACCTGAAGCGGGTGTTCTACTCCGCCTATATCCCGGTAGCCGAGGACAGCCGCCTGCCTGCGCTGGACACAAAGCCGCCGCTGCTGCGGGAGCACCGGCTGTATCAGGCCGACTGGCTGCTGCGGTTCTATCAGTTCGAGGCGGACGAGATCTTAGATCGGGACAGCCCCAACTTCAACCCTTATCTGGACCCCAAATGCAACTGGGCCGTGCAGCACTACGGGCTGTTCCCGGTAGATGTGAACCGCGCCCCCTTTGAAATGCTGCTGCGTGTGCCGGGCATCGGCCCCAAGAGCGCCCGGCGCATCTGGCACGCCCGCAAGCTGTCCAGCCTCGGGCTGGACGAGCTCAAGCGGATGGGCGTGGTGCTCAAGCGGGCGCAGTATTTTATCACCTGCAATGGTTTTTCCGGCGCGCACCCGGGCCGCGGCACCGCCGGGCGGGAGCGCATCACGCAGGCGCTCATCGACCCCAACGTGTTCGGCAGCAATTGTGAGCAGCTGAGCCTGTTCACGCCGCCTGCGGTGGACGAGCTCATCACGCAGGGCGTGGCGCCGCGCGCCGCCCTGCGCATGGTGCGAGAGGAGGCAGTGCAATGTCTGGCGAAGGCACTGTGA
- a CDS encoding LexA family protein, translated as MSFSELLKQCRKKQGVSQAELASKLGVTQQAVGKWESGKSSPDPTTVARIAELLNTTADYLLGLYRPVSNVSAPEERFFGSYSESLIPVIGTVKAGYGALAFEEDYGQEYARVKDPSNYFYLVVRGDSMEPRIQDGDLALVHRQDTLENGDLGVLIYGDEGEGTLKRYIQRGNCVVLQPFNPAYSEMVIKGEDLNHLHIAGRVVETKAKW; from the coding sequence ATGTCGTTTTCAGAACTTTTGAAGCAGTGCCGCAAAAAGCAGGGCGTCAGTCAGGCTGAGCTGGCTTCCAAACTGGGCGTGACCCAGCAGGCCGTCGGCAAATGGGAAAGCGGCAAATCCTCTCCCGACCCCACCACGGTGGCCCGCATTGCAGAGCTGCTGAACACCACCGCAGACTATCTGCTGGGCCTGTACCGTCCGGTGAGCAATGTATCTGCGCCGGAGGAGCGGTTCTTCGGCAGCTATTCCGAGAGCCTGATCCCGGTCATCGGTACGGTGAAGGCCGGCTACGGTGCCCTTGCCTTTGAGGAGGACTACGGTCAGGAATACGCCCGCGTGAAGGACCCCTCCAACTACTTCTATCTGGTGGTGCGCGGTGACAGCATGGAGCCCCGTATTCAGGACGGCGACCTTGCGCTGGTGCACCGACAGGACACGCTGGAAAACGGCGATCTTGGCGTGCTGATCTACGGCGACGAGGGCGAGGGCACCCTGAAGCGCTACATCCAGCGCGGCAACTGTGTGGTGCTGCAGCCCTTCAACCCGGCCTACAGCGAAATGGTCATCAAGGGCGAAGACCTGAACCATCTGCACATCGCCGGGCGTGTGGTGGAGACAAAAGCGAAGTGGTGA
- a CDS encoding AEC family transporter gives MAFGVLAGQITVIFLEVLLGYVGARSGIIKDRDSKFLSDFIMKLLLPCTMLAGAAVEGEPELLTQAGILFVLLLLLFVATTALCRVSSWLHHDTPGKYAVLVGTAAMPNCGFIGLPLCSALLGAARGTVFAGMAMASYNVWFFTYVVCLFRPGEKIRLKSFITPTNIATVAMLVLLATGWRLPAPVQQFCSAVGGCTTPLALMIVGVLLADSDIRALLHTGFLYRVTLLRGILFPLLFMLLLWLLPLDNVLRTGLSIIACCPAGSLAAVLAKQTGTEATLASQAVAHSTVCMLVTVPAMLLLTGAMFPM, from the coding sequence ATGGCGTTTGGTGTTTTGGCGGGTCAGATCACTGTGATCTTTCTGGAGGTGCTGTTGGGGTATGTGGGGGCCCGCAGCGGCATCATCAAGGACCGGGACAGCAAGTTTTTGTCCGACTTCATCATGAAGCTCCTGCTGCCCTGCACCATGCTGGCAGGCGCTGCGGTGGAGGGTGAGCCGGAACTGCTCACGCAGGCCGGCATCCTGTTCGTTTTGCTGCTGCTGTTGTTTGTGGCAACCACGGCACTGTGCCGTGTGAGCAGCTGGCTGCACCACGACACGCCGGGAAAGTATGCGGTGCTGGTGGGCACGGCGGCCATGCCAAACTGCGGCTTTATCGGCCTGCCGCTGTGCAGTGCTCTGCTGGGCGCAGCACGGGGCACCGTGTTTGCGGGCATGGCAATGGCCTCTTATAATGTATGGTTCTTTACCTATGTGGTGTGCCTGTTCCGCCCCGGCGAGAAGATCCGGCTCAAGAGCTTCATCACCCCCACCAACATTGCCACCGTGGCCATGCTGGTGCTGCTGGCCACCGGCTGGCGTCTGCCCGCACCGGTGCAGCAGTTCTGCAGTGCGGTGGGCGGCTGCACCACCCCGCTGGCCCTTATGATCGTGGGTGTGCTGCTGGCAGACAGCGACATCCGCGCGCTGCTGCACACCGGCTTTCTGTACCGGGTCACCCTGCTGCGCGGCATCCTGTTCCCGCTGCTGTTTATGCTGCTGCTGTGGCTGCTGCCGCTGGACAATGTGCTGCGCACCGGCCTGTCCATCATCGCCTGCTGCCCGGCCGGCAGCCTTGCCGCGGTGCTGGCCAAGCAGACCGGCACCGAGGCGACCCTTGCCAGTCAGGCGGTGGCCCACTCCACCGTGTGCATGCTGGTCACAGTGCCTGCCATGCTGCTGCTGACCGGTGCGATGTTCCCGATGTGA
- a CDS encoding TraX family protein: protein MTALSPRRSFSGTALKTIACITMLVDHIGASCIEAGILTPGLDVGTLSQDTLSAYPLYRLDMVLRFTGRLAFPLFCFLLVEGFIHTHDVKRYVQRLLLFGLVSEAPFDLAFFRTPFAPQHQNVYWTLALGVLAMAGLKRFEKENGLPGWQGLVWAGGCAALALAANTDYHAIGVLIICTLYLTRADRKRQCLAGAVLFLFELTAPLAFVLVWFYNGQRGACSPLLKKAFYWFYPVHLLVLAMITNIML, encoded by the coding sequence ATGACCGCACTTTCCCCGCGCCGCAGCTTCAGCGGCACCGCTCTTAAAACCATTGCCTGCATCACCATGCTGGTGGACCACATCGGCGCGTCCTGCATCGAGGCCGGTATCCTTACGCCCGGGCTGGACGTCGGCACCCTCTCGCAGGACACCCTTTCCGCCTATCCGCTGTACCGGCTGGACATGGTGCTGCGCTTCACCGGACGGCTGGCCTTTCCCCTGTTCTGCTTTTTGCTGGTGGAGGGCTTCATCCACACCCACGATGTCAAGCGCTATGTGCAGCGATTGCTGCTGTTCGGCCTTGTCAGCGAGGCACCCTTTGATCTGGCCTTCTTCCGCACGCCGTTCGCCCCGCAGCACCAGAACGTTTACTGGACGCTGGCGCTGGGCGTGCTGGCCATGGCAGGGCTCAAGCGCTTTGAAAAGGAAAACGGCCTGCCCGGCTGGCAGGGGCTTGTGTGGGCGGGCGGCTGCGCCGCGCTGGCGCTGGCTGCCAACACCGACTACCACGCCATCGGCGTGCTCATCATCTGCACCCTGTACCTGACCCGCGCAGACCGCAAGCGGCAGTGCCTTGCAGGCGCAGTGCTGTTTTTGTTCGAGCTTACCGCGCCGCTGGCCTTTGTTCTGGTCTGGTTCTATAACGGACAGCGCGGCGCGTGCAGTCCGCTGCTGAAAAAGGCCTTTTACTGGTTCTACCCGGTGCATCTGCTGGTGCTGGCAATGATCACAAACATTATGCTGTAA
- a CDS encoding LysR family transcriptional regulator, translated as MTLFSYEIFDAVARQGSFNKAAQQLHLTPSAISHAIAVMEEELGFALFNRGKNGVSMTSYGASLYPSIRDVLNSDEALKQSIARLNGLEKGKVRLGVFNSVCASLLPGLLKSFMTHYPQIEIEVYQGTYDDVKEWLRTGQVDVAFLSSTCREEFNLTELFREPLLCIVPQDWPEPENGVMTPALMNGQSFVVQCDATDAEMRQFLKKYKVGTERRCHVIDDQSNIAMVEAGLGISIMPQMLLRDCKAAVKIYPIEPEEYRVVGLAVQRPAAMAPAVEQMFHHIVDYCKQVELQ; from the coding sequence ATGACGCTTTTTTCCTACGAGATCTTTGATGCAGTGGCACGCCAGGGCAGCTTTAACAAGGCGGCACAGCAGCTGCATCTGACCCCCTCGGCCATCAGCCACGCCATTGCCGTAATGGAGGAGGAGCTGGGCTTTGCTCTGTTCAACCGCGGCAAGAACGGCGTTTCCATGACCAGCTACGGTGCCTCGCTGTACCCGTCCATCCGCGATGTGCTCAACAGCGACGAGGCCCTCAAGCAGAGCATCGCCCGCCTGAACGGCCTTGAAAAGGGCAAGGTGAGGCTGGGCGTGTTCAACTCGGTATGCGCATCGCTGCTGCCGGGGCTGCTGAAAAGCTTTATGACCCACTACCCGCAGATCGAGATCGAGGTCTATCAGGGCACCTACGATGATGTGAAGGAATGGCTGCGCACCGGTCAGGTGGATGTTGCGTTCCTTTCTTCCACCTGCCGGGAGGAATTCAACCTCACCGAGCTGTTCCGGGAGCCGCTGCTGTGCATCGTGCCGCAGGACTGGCCCGAACCGGAAAACGGCGTCATGACCCCTGCCCTGATGAACGGTCAGAGCTTTGTGGTGCAGTGTGACGCCACCGACGCAGAAATGCGTCAGTTCCTGAAAAAATACAAGGTCGGCACCGAGCGCCGCTGCCACGTCATCGACGACCAGTCCAATATTGCCATGGTGGAAGCCGGTCTGGGCATTTCCATCATGCCGCAGATGCTGCTGCGGGACTGCAAGGCCGCTGTGAAGATCTACCCCATCGAGCCGGAGGAATACCGTGTGGTGGGTCTGGCTGTCCAGCGCCCTGCCGCGATGGCTCCTGCCGTGGAGCAGATGTTCCACCACATCGTGGACTACTGCAAGCAGGTCGAGCTGCAGTAA
- the aguA gene encoding agmatine deiminase: MHTFSTLPAAEGFRMPAEYEPHRGCVMIWPVRPGSWLYGGRDAQPAFAQAARAIAESETVWMLAGPADTGAVQAEFAGDENIHVLTIETDDAWARDVGPTCVVDDHGTVRGVDWQFNAWGGMVDGLYAHWEKDNAAARAICAALGMDCYDAQHFVLEGGSIHSDGEGTILATEACLLSRGRNPELSRAEIEQELKNYLGAQKIVWLPRGIYNDETNEHVDNVCAYVGPAEVVLAWTEDENDPQYALSRASLDALEAATDAKGRHFTVHKLPIPAKPICVTEEELQGYAFEEGEDTREAGERLAASYVNFYISNGGIILPQFGDENDAEAVRILGGLFPGRRVYPIPARSILVGGGNIHCVTQQIPRG; encoded by the coding sequence ATGCATACTTTTTCTACCCTGCCCGCCGCCGAGGGCTTCCGGATGCCGGCGGAATATGAGCCGCACCGCGGCTGTGTGATGATCTGGCCGGTGCGGCCCGGTTCCTGGCTGTACGGCGGCCGGGACGCCCAGCCTGCCTTTGCGCAGGCCGCCCGCGCCATTGCCGAGAGCGAGACGGTGTGGATGCTGGCCGGCCCGGCAGATACCGGTGCCGTGCAGGCGGAGTTTGCCGGGGACGAGAACATCCATGTGCTGACCATCGAGACCGATGACGCATGGGCGCGGGATGTAGGCCCCACCTGCGTGGTGGACGATCACGGCACCGTGCGGGGCGTGGACTGGCAGTTCAACGCATGGGGCGGCATGGTGGACGGCCTTTACGCCCACTGGGAAAAGGACAACGCAGCCGCCCGCGCCATCTGCGCGGCACTGGGCATGGACTGCTATGATGCACAGCACTTTGTGCTGGAGGGCGGCTCCATCCACTCGGACGGCGAGGGCACCATCCTTGCCACCGAAGCCTGTCTGCTGAGCCGTGGCCGCAACCCGGAGCTGAGCCGGGCCGAGATCGAGCAGGAGCTGAAAAACTATCTCGGCGCACAGAAGATCGTCTGGCTGCCCCGGGGCATCTACAACGATGAGACCAACGAGCATGTGGACAACGTGTGTGCCTATGTGGGCCCGGCAGAGGTGGTGCTGGCGTGGACGGAGGACGAGAACGACCCGCAGTATGCCCTGAGCAGGGCAAGTCTGGATGCGCTGGAAGCAGCCACCGATGCAAAGGGCCGGCACTTCACGGTGCACAAACTGCCCATCCCGGCAAAGCCCATCTGCGTGACCGAAGAGGAACTGCAGGGCTATGCCTTTGAAGAGGGCGAGGATACCCGCGAGGCCGGGGAGCGCCTTGCAGCAAGCTATGTGAACTTTTACATCTCCAACGGCGGCATCATCCTGCCGCAGTTCGGGGACGAGAACGACGCCGAGGCAGTGCGCATTCTGGGCGGACTGTTCCCGGGCCGCAGGGTGTACCCCATCCCGGCCCGGAGCATTCTGGTGGGCGGCGGCAACATCCACTGCGTCACCCAGCAGATCCCCAGAGGCTGA
- the aguB gene encoding N-carbamoylputrescine amidase: MRNVTVAVVQMQCAKEVEANIAKADAMVREAAAKGAKIILLPELFERPYFCQERQYEYYAYATPTAQNPAVQHFRAVAKELGVVLPISFYEKAGTQLFNSIAVLDADGTLLGVYRKTHIPDDHYYQEKFYFTPGDTGFKVWDTRFGRIGIGICWDQWFPETARSLALMGAELLLYPTAIGSEPILDCDSAGHWRRCMQGHAGSNLVPVLAANRIGLETVEPCEANGGQKSALRFYGSSFIADETGALVADGTRDTEQVLTATFDLDKVEENRMSWGVFRDRRPEWYGEITRQGRGV; encoded by the coding sequence ATGAGAAACGTAACGGTGGCCGTGGTGCAGATGCAGTGCGCCAAAGAGGTGGAGGCCAACATCGCCAAGGCAGATGCCATGGTGCGGGAGGCGGCGGCAAAGGGAGCCAAGATCATCCTGCTGCCGGAACTGTTCGAGCGGCCCTATTTCTGTCAGGAACGGCAGTATGAATATTACGCCTACGCCACCCCCACGGCACAGAATCCGGCAGTGCAGCACTTCCGGGCGGTGGCAAAGGAGCTGGGCGTAGTGCTGCCCATCAGCTTCTATGAGAAGGCGGGCACCCAGCTGTTCAACAGCATCGCAGTGCTGGACGCAGACGGCACCCTGCTGGGCGTCTACCGCAAGACCCACATCCCGGACGACCACTACTATCAGGAAAAATTCTACTTTACCCCCGGCGACACCGGCTTCAAGGTGTGGGATACCCGCTTTGGCCGCATCGGCATCGGCATCTGCTGGGATCAGTGGTTCCCGGAGACGGCCCGCAGTCTGGCCCTGATGGGGGCCGAGCTGCTGCTGTACCCCACGGCCATTGGCAGCGAACCCATTCTGGACTGCGACAGCGCCGGGCACTGGCGCCGCTGCATGCAGGGCCATGCCGGCAGCAACCTTGTGCCGGTGCTGGCGGCAAACCGCATCGGTCTGGAAACGGTGGAGCCCTGCGAGGCCAACGGCGGGCAGAAGTCTGCCCTGCGGTTCTACGGCTCCTCCTTCATTGCAGACGAGACCGGTGCACTGGTGGCAGACGGCACCCGCGATACCGAACAGGTGCTGACCGCGACCTTCGATCTGGACAAGGTGGAAGAAAACCGCATGAGCTGGGGCGTGTTCCGGGACCGCCGCCCGGAGTGGTACGGAGAGATCACCCGTCAGGGCCGGGGCGTTTGA
- a CDS encoding lipase family protein, whose product MKRRDFCKTAAALLAAGTLAPHAAAEALLPEETQAVVGSIVPEDRYPMTFRSDHSETDLTHDFYYTDAFFENTALKYDHRLALATLGLVAACGNTYRSDDLYWLEGEAGREDHIAAAYRELGFANPVCVGYQSSLNTPADRAGCAFAQKTLVQQGRRTTIIAAMLRGVGYGAEWVSNLHLGENSWHYGFVTTAEQFFADLQDYLACAKAAAGELGTIKLWLGGYSRGAAVANLAAARVRRELPQIAQEDTYVYTFAAPAALTAADLPELQADYDNNHTASGQLKADWDESNIFNLISSGDVVARVMPEEWGYHRNGNDRFLPATTYRNELDDLNIIESRMGGVPLRFDQLATREDVDSVIAAALRFCKSRENYHQKYEAAFMDMIQCAFTRSEEEVADGVILDDEAVMARLRSMPNIRQMDWSRVLRCVMTASSMSRPILERVGAIIPLQARQIVIPVLAVGLCYEVETDVLKLLVYYIVSLMSVNSPADSVLRAAFCHYPENYITLMEYYDPAEHGMAGYTRR is encoded by the coding sequence ATGAAACGAAGAGATTTCTGTAAAACGGCTGCCGCGCTGCTGGCGGCGGGAACACTGGCTCCCCACGCAGCGGCAGAGGCTCTGCTGCCGGAAGAAACACAGGCCGTGGTGGGCAGCATCGTGCCGGAAGACCGGTATCCCATGACCTTCCGCAGCGACCACAGTGAGACCGACCTGACCCATGACTTTTACTATACCGACGCCTTTTTTGAGAACACGGCGCTGAAGTATGACCATCGGCTGGCGCTGGCCACGCTGGGCCTTGTGGCGGCATGCGGCAATACCTACCGCAGCGATGACCTCTATTGGCTGGAGGGGGAAGCGGGCCGCGAAGACCACATTGCAGCGGCCTACCGGGAGCTGGGCTTTGCCAATCCGGTCTGCGTGGGCTATCAGAGCAGCCTGAATACACCGGCAGACCGGGCGGGCTGCGCCTTTGCCCAGAAAACGCTGGTGCAGCAGGGACGGCGCACCACCATCATTGCGGCGATGCTGCGCGGCGTGGGTTATGGCGCAGAGTGGGTCAGCAACCTGCATCTGGGGGAGAACAGCTGGCATTATGGCTTTGTCACGACGGCAGAGCAGTTCTTTGCAGACCTGCAGGACTATCTGGCCTGCGCAAAGGCCGCAGCCGGAGAGCTGGGCACCATCAAATTGTGGCTGGGCGGTTACAGCCGCGGCGCGGCAGTGGCAAATCTGGCCGCCGCCCGGGTGCGCAGGGAGCTGCCGCAGATCGCGCAGGAGGACACCTATGTGTACACTTTTGCAGCCCCGGCGGCACTGACAGCGGCAGACCTGCCGGAGCTGCAGGCAGACTACGACAACAACCACACTGCCAGCGGCCAGCTGAAAGCGGACTGGGACGAGAGCAACATCTTCAATCTCATTTCCAGCGGCGACGTAGTGGCCCGGGTCATGCCGGAAGAGTGGGGTTATCACCGCAACGGCAACGATCGTTTCCTGCCCGCCACGACCTATCGGAACGAGCTGGACGATCTGAACATCATCGAGAGCCGCATGGGCGGCGTGCCGCTCCGGTTCGACCAGCTGGCGACCCGGGAAGATGTGGATTCGGTGATCGCGGCGGCCCTGCGTTTCTGTAAGAGCCGCGAGAACTATCACCAGAAATACGAAGCGGCATTCATGGATATGATCCAGTGCGCCTTTACCCGTTCGGAGGAAGAGGTGGCCGACGGCGTGATCCTGGACGACGAGGCCGTGATGGCCCGTCTGCGCAGCATGCCGAACATCCGGCAGATGGACTGGAGCAGAGTGCTGCGCTGCGTAATGACGGCCTCTTCCATGAGCCGCCCCATTCTGGAGCGGGTGGGGGCCATCATCCCGCTGCAGGCACGGCAGATCGTGATCCCGGTGCTGGCCGTGGGTCTGTGCTATGAGGTGGAGACCGATGTGCTGAAGCTGCTGGTGTACTACATCGTCAGTCTGATGAGTGTGAACAGTCCGGCAGACAGCGTTCTGCGTGCGGCATTCTGCCACTACCCGGAAAACTACATCACCCTGATGGAATACTACGACCCCGCCGAGCACGGCATGGCAGGATATACCAGAAGATAA
- a CDS encoding DUF6019 family protein: MWNELGISGGTAIIILIALYFVIKWAVKNGIKEAYSAITGKKTDEDIQNEKELKELGLDSEDQ, encoded by the coding sequence ATGTGGAATGAATTAGGCATAAGCGGAGGAACCGCAATTATTATTTTGATTGCGCTGTATTTCGTTATCAAATGGGCAGTTAAAAATGGCATCAAAGAAGCATATAGTGCTATCACCGGAAAGAAAACCGATGAAGATATCCAAAACGAAAAAGAGCTGAAAGAACTTGGATTGGATTCAGAAGATCAATAA
- the ruvC gene encoding crossover junction endodeoxyribonuclease RuvC produces MRVLGIDPGYAIVGWGVVDYGGNRFAPVDFGAVCTDAGVPFEQRLDEVYTGIKEVIDRTRPEVLAIEKLFYQHNQTTVIGVAEARGVILLAAAQAGLPIYEYTPMQVKQAVTGYGKAVKKQVQEMTRVLLHLPAVPKPDDTADALAMAITFCHTNGNQLNRFVRRVAGPI; encoded by the coding sequence ATGAGAGTTTTGGGCATCGACCCCGGCTACGCCATCGTGGGCTGGGGCGTGGTGGATTACGGGGGCAACCGGTTTGCGCCGGTGGATTTCGGTGCGGTGTGCACCGATGCAGGCGTGCCGTTCGAGCAGCGTCTGGATGAGGTGTACACCGGTATCAAAGAGGTGATCGATCGCACCCGGCCTGAAGTGCTGGCCATCGAAAAGCTGTTCTACCAGCACAACCAGACCACCGTGATCGGCGTGGCCGAGGCGCGCGGGGTCATTCTGCTGGCGGCGGCGCAGGCGGGCCTGCCCATCTACGAGTACACCCCCATGCAGGTCAAGCAGGCGGTCACCGGCTACGGCAAGGCCGTGAAAAAGCAGGTGCAGGAAATGACCCGCGTGCTGCTGCATCTGCCCGCTGTGCCAAAGCCGGACGATACCGCCGATGCGCTGGCAATGGCCATCACCTTCTGCCACACCAACGGCAACCAGCTCAACCGCTTTGTCCGCCGTGTGGCCGGGCCGATCTGA